The following are encoded together in the Mesoterricola sediminis genome:
- the ftcD gene encoding glutamate formimidoyltransferase — MAHKVVECVPNFSEGRDMAKIRQITAAIEAVAGIRLLDVDPGADTNRTVVTFVGAPDAVVEAAFQAVKVASRILDMSAHHGAHPRMGATDVCPFVPVEGVTLADCAELARKLGERVGRELALPVYLYEHAASRPERRNLAVVRKGEYEGLEEKLKDPQWAPDFGPAVFNPRAGALITGAREFLIAYNITLNSRDKAHATDIAFELREKGRVARRGQKDAYYSSGEILFYREGCFPCGNCAEDFPTFEAVEAHCREAHGYDLRHLLKLNDIDAAKGVVGRKVHRAGRFQACKAIGWYVDQYKRAQLSINLTDYKVTSPVDVLEATRTMAAERGLVVTGSEIVGLVPFSALFEAGRHYLRVQGKSPFIPVPDVLENAVFSMGLADVAPFEIEKKVLGLPRAYPAGLMAMTGAAFVDEVSRDTPAPGGGSIAALAGALGAALASMVANLTQGKGAPGSEPHLLAAAERAQRAKDALVLAVDEDTEAFNAYMDARRLPAGTPAEKAAREEAMQAGLKSAVEVPWATANACYEAMEAAETAMHHGNPASITDTLVGFTIAYAGVRGGIWNVLINLKDITDRAYVEAMRARCAGLLDRAKALLDRATAHGDARLEAMLAPKG, encoded by the coding sequence ATGGCCCACAAGGTCGTCGAATGCGTTCCCAATTTCTCCGAAGGCCGCGACATGGCCAAGATCCGGCAGATCACCGCGGCCATCGAGGCGGTGGCGGGCATCCGCCTGCTGGACGTGGACCCCGGGGCTGACACCAACCGGACCGTGGTCACCTTCGTGGGCGCGCCCGACGCGGTGGTCGAGGCGGCCTTCCAGGCCGTGAAGGTGGCTTCCCGGATCCTGGACATGAGCGCCCATCACGGGGCCCACCCGCGCATGGGCGCCACCGACGTGTGCCCCTTCGTGCCGGTGGAGGGCGTGACCCTCGCGGACTGCGCCGAGCTCGCCCGCAAGCTCGGTGAGCGGGTGGGCCGGGAACTGGCCCTGCCGGTGTACCTGTACGAGCACGCCGCCTCCCGACCCGAACGGCGGAACCTGGCCGTGGTGCGCAAGGGCGAGTACGAGGGCCTCGAGGAGAAGCTGAAGGATCCCCAGTGGGCCCCCGACTTCGGCCCCGCGGTCTTCAACCCCCGCGCCGGCGCCCTCATCACCGGGGCCCGGGAGTTCCTGATCGCCTACAACATCACCCTGAACAGCCGGGACAAGGCCCACGCCACCGACATCGCCTTCGAGCTCCGGGAGAAGGGCCGCGTGGCCCGCCGGGGCCAGAAGGACGCCTACTACAGCTCGGGGGAGATCCTCTTCTACCGGGAAGGCTGCTTCCCCTGCGGCAACTGCGCCGAGGACTTCCCCACCTTCGAGGCCGTGGAAGCCCACTGCCGGGAGGCCCACGGCTACGACCTGCGCCACCTGCTGAAGCTCAATGACATCGACGCCGCCAAGGGCGTGGTGGGCCGGAAGGTGCACCGGGCCGGCCGCTTCCAGGCCTGCAAGGCGATCGGCTGGTACGTGGACCAGTACAAGCGGGCCCAGCTCTCCATCAACCTCACCGACTACAAGGTCACGAGCCCCGTGGACGTGCTGGAGGCCACCCGGACCATGGCCGCCGAGCGCGGGCTGGTGGTGACGGGCAGCGAGATCGTGGGCCTGGTCCCCTTCTCCGCCCTCTTCGAAGCGGGCCGCCACTACCTGCGCGTCCAGGGCAAGAGCCCCTTCATCCCCGTGCCGGACGTGCTGGAGAACGCCGTCTTCTCCATGGGCCTGGCCGACGTGGCCCCCTTCGAGATCGAGAAGAAGGTGCTGGGGCTGCCCCGCGCCTACCCGGCGGGGCTCATGGCCATGACCGGCGCCGCCTTCGTGGACGAGGTCTCCCGGGACACCCCGGCCCCCGGCGGCGGCTCCATCGCGGCCCTGGCCGGCGCCCTGGGCGCCGCCCTGGCCTCCATGGTGGCCAACCTCACCCAGGGCAAGGGCGCGCCCGGCTCCGAGCCGCACCTCCTGGCCGCGGCGGAGCGGGCCCAGCGGGCCAAGGACGCCCTGGTGCTGGCGGTGGACGAGGACACCGAGGCCTTCAACGCCTACATGGACGCCCGCCGTCTGCCGGCTGGGACCCCCGCCGAGAAGGCCGCGCGGGAGGAGGCCATGCAGGCGGGTCTGAAGAGCGCCGTCGAGGTCCCCTGGGCCACCGCGAACGCCTGCTACGAGGCCATGGAGGCCGCCGAGACCGCCATGCACCACGGAAACCCCGCCTCCATCACGGACACGCTCGTGGGCTTCACCATCGCCTACGCCGGCGTCCGGGGCGGAATCTGGAACGTGCTGATCAACCTCAAGGACATCACGGACCGGGCCTACGTGGAGGCCATGCGTGCGCGCTGCGCCGGGCTCCTGGACCGGGCCAAGGCCCTCCTGGACCGGGCCACCGCCCACGGCGACGCGCGCCTGGAGGCCATGCTGGCGCCCAAGGGCTGA